ctattattgtttgtttacaaaaaagggggaattgttgtgtatttgttgtaatattgattttgcctgtcatcccacctggatcttccaggtgggggtgattaaggaaagaaataaatagcttgttggggaggcatagggagctcttttgccagaactgacggcttgttcggtttgctttttggagctggctgcaactgacaaaagactcttttgctgaacctttggtcccctaatcttttgcattcattgattatttactccggataatattatcaaagtctcccccaaacggggggacggaagaatgggatatattttatctttctgggagttatTCTTAGACTTGCAGACCaccaacaaggggtttgacctccccccacagggTGGGGGTCCTCCTCAGCACTGCACAGGAAGAGCTTAGAGGACTCTATTGATGATTACTTGGTCAACTATGTGTCTGTCAGCACCCAGGATATGGTGCCACTCAAGccttttgacagtgctcaggggaaccgaGAGAGCCCTGACCACAGTCAGACCACAATTGCTTCCCTGCGGAGCAAGGGCAGGCTTATACTCCTGACAGAGCCAGCCGGCTGCTTCAGGAAAAATTATCTCCACAGACGGCTCTTGGTGAAGGGGCTTGAGCATCACACAAGCTGGGCTCTGGAAGACAAGAGCTGTGGGCGCTGTCAGCTCCACTTAGCTCAAACACAAGGAGTCCAGAGCTTCCCCTTCAGCAGCCACCCGGCACCCGTTCCCCCGCTGTCTTCTCCTGCAGTCATCTCCACTTCAGGCAGGCATCCCTTGTCCAGCCTCTGTGCAGTCACCAGCTTCCTTCTTCCCAGTCCCAGCCCCAAATAGCACCACCTCAGCCAGCCCCAAATAATCTGCTTCTACCTTCTCACACATCCTCAGTGGATTCCCACCACCTCCTTGGATGAAATCTGACTGATGTCAAAGCCTTCTGGAATGTCTCCAGCCCTGCAACTAAATCTTTCAGGTTACAGGAGTAgccagatagtacaggaggtatcacacttgccttgcaatctgCCAGCACCTCCACTCCCCACtacttccatccccagcacttgtgggcccctaagcactactagaGGTCACTCCCAcccacagaaccagaaataacccgagtactcctgggtatgaccccaagccCTAGAAGAAATCTGTTTCGCTTAGGCTGCCTTTCACACACCTCACTTGTTCCTTCCTCTTCTATTCTTGTACCCCACACTTAAAGCAATCTCCATATCTACAATGCTTTTTCCTTAGAGCAGGCAGCTCAACTTGGGAAATTAGACCCATTTCAAAGTCCCAGTGGTATGTGAAGCTTACTGTAGCATCCATCCCACAAAGGTGCCTCCCGCCCATCTCCCCTGCAGAAATGACAACTAAGACATATTCTCCCACTCTTTTCATTCCAGGTGAATCCTCCTGACAtggaccttttatttttttttggggggggggacacccagtggcactcagctcagggcatactcttaGTGATCCTCGGGACTAATTCCTGGAGAGGCTCAGAAGACCGTATGGAGTACTGAAGATTTGCACcgggtcagtcctgtgcaaggcaactgccctacctgctgtaaaagtgtgacaatggttTGCAGTGGGAGGCCTTTACTGCCTTGTAAGGGTTTAGGGGAATGGGCCCCGTGTGCTGAACCAGTGCCGGTAGATGGTAACTAGATTCCTGGACATATACCTGCAGTTTGGAGAGTAGTGATGAGATGGTCTCTGGAGTGTTTGGATGATATGTAGATATGGGCATGTATTTAGGGGGtgggtgggcacacccagcagtgctggggagggATCTGCTCCGGGATGGCTTAGTGATGGGGGACCAACGGTAGGCGCTGAGGGACTAAAGTGCTGGCTTAACTGGTCAGCACCTCATCTTCTGTGATCTCTCCAGGCCTGTTAATATTGTTTTGACTAGTCATTAattatctccccccccccaaggttTCCCGAGATTTGGAGACACAGTGTTTTCAGCTGGTTCTAAACTTCCTCCGCAAAGGACCCCCAGTCCCACACGCAGGCCCCTGAAGCCCTTGGAGCCTCCAAGTCCATGGCGCTAAGGTCAGTTGGGAGTTTTTGGAGATCGTGGATGTCGGAAATAAAAGTGTACAAAAGGGGAAGGAGGAACGCGTTTGGGCTTTAAAACACGGTTTGGGCTGTTTGCAGACAGCGTTAAAGTCATCAGCGCCCCACTGCGGAATTCCAAGCTCAGCTTGTCACGATTGTTAACACCTTCTTTGACCAGTCTTTCTGTGTGTGACAATTCCCATCCGCGCCTCTCCTTCGCAGGCTGCAAGCTTCTGCTGTCTGGTTTTTAGGGGGTGCCCGGGACTGCGAACCAGTGCAGAAGCCGGGGTGGGGGAGCTTCCCAGCGACTCGCCCGCCAGGCAGGGTGAGTGAGTAGATGGTTTCTAGGCGCAGCAAGCGGGGTCGCGGGGATTAGCGGGCGAAGGAAACGGTTTCGGTCGAGTCCTGCGGGTGGTTCCAGAAACTTAGCGCCAGGTTGAGCTCCAGGAACCAGCCCCGCCGCGCAGCGAGCGCCCCGCAGCTCTTGGGCCCCGAGGTGGGGGGACCGCCGTCCTCCCCAGGGCCAGCCGGGAACCGGTGCTCCCTCGCGGCCCTCGGGGGAGGGGAGGTCCCCACTCCTAGCAACTTTCCGGGCCCCGGGGCCGGTGGAGGGCGCCTCTCCCGGCCGGGATGCGCCGGCTACTTAAAGGCGGCTCGGCGTGCCGGGCGCACGGCAGTCGCAGCGGGCGGAGGAGGAGCATGGAGCCGCCGCGGGCCTGCTGAACCCCGGAGCGCGGGCGGCCGACGGCACGGTGAGCCGCGCGAGGCTGGGTGGGGGTCTACCTCCGGCGGGGGTTCGCGTGCGGTGCCCGTAGCCTCTTCCCGAGCCAGTcgtcctccctttcttcctccagcctctctcctccacctcctcctcatgCCACCGCGGCCGCCGGGCTGAATGGACTGGGGGGCTGAATGAATGGGGAGGGGGCGCTAGGATGCTCGGGGTCTCTCCCACGCTCGTCGCGGGGTTTATGTGCACCTGTCCGGGCCCCCGCGAGCCAGCCGTGCCACGACCGCCTGTCCCCGCCGGCCCGCGCGCCCCTTCCCTGGCCGGCTCCGGGACCCCCCACCCCGCCGCGCGCGCAAGTTCGCTTCCCGCCGCGAGGTGGGGGGCGCCCGCAGGGGGTGCACCTGTCAGCCCGAGGGCTGCTGACCCCGAAGCCccgggtaggtaggtaggtaggtccGCGGCTGGCGAGGGCCTCCCTGGCCATCGTGAGGGACCTTCGGGAGCGCTCCCAGGCTCGGCCCTTGGAGCTGGGGGAGGGCTAGCCGGGAGGGACTGGGCTTTTCCCCATCGATGGCCCGCGAGCCCCGCGCGCCGGGGCTTCCACCCGCCGGCTATGGGGAGGGGGCACGGCGGCACCCGGGCACCCTGGGCTCTGGACCGCACGTGGGGTCTTGGGCGGAGGGGCCTCCTCGGGGCCGGGGGCGGGGTGGCACGGTGCGAGGGTCGCGCCTGCAAACCCTCCGGGGAGGACTCTCGGCCCGGCGACCCCGGGAAAGCCGCCTTTGtctgcaggcaggcaggcacactTCGCCCAGGTGCCCGGGAGCGGCCGCGGGTCTCGACTCGGGCAGCCGGCACGTGGGTGTGGCTGGCGCCGCCTCCCCCGGCGGGCCGGGAGCCCGGCGAGCGCCGTGTGCGGGCACCCGGCGGGCGCCGCTCCAGCACCGTTCGGCGGCGGGGGACCGAGCCCCTCGGCGCCCCGGCAGCCCGGGGTGCCCGCCGCGTCCTCCCGGCACGGAAGCCCTGGGGTGGGCGATGCTGGGGGCCTCGGCGCCGCTCTGCGTGCGAGGAGGCGGGGAGCCGGGGCGCGCTGGGAGTCCTGCGGGCGGAGGGCGCCCGAGGCTGCCGAGAGCACTTCCCGGCCCAGAGCGCCTGGAATGCTCGAGTCCGTGTACcgggatggggatggggatgggggtcGGCTTCGGGGAGCTCCAAGTTGGAGCTGGCTTGCGAGTGAGACCTCATTGTCTGCGGGGAGCCGGGAGGGGCGATGGGGAAGCGCCCTAGGGGTGGGACGGAGCGTCCTGAGCTGGCCGCAGCCTGCACCCCTCTTCTCCGCCAGCCGCCCCGCTGGAGTCTCTGGGTGCTGGAAGCGCGGCCGTGTGCCCTACCGGAGACTCTAAATTAGCCACCGCAGGGTGGAAACGCGGGGCAGCAAGACTCCGGGGCGCTTGGAAAGGTGAGTCAAGCAGCGTCCGTGTGCAGGTGTCCTCCGAGCCTTGAGAGCTGCGGGCAGGACGGGGACCTGACAGCCGGCGCCCACCTAGGCAGGCGCTCCGATTCCCGACCCAGCGGCACTAGGACCTGGTGGAAGGAGAGCGGAGCTCCCTCCCTCCCGGGCTGCTGCAGTGCGGGTGCGTTCCCGCAGCAGCCCCGCGCTGGGTCCCCCCCTCACCCCGCCCCGCCCCCTTGCGGCCTCAGCAGCCCCCACTTGAAGCCCCTTTCTTTCCTGCCTCCAGTACGGAGCGCGGAGCCCACCAACAAAACTTTATCTCACTGATTTTGCTCTCCCCACCTAGTGCCCCTGTTTGctgtttcttttcctcctccacgCTCTGTTTTGAGGGCCCCTGTTCTCCTTGCAGAGGGCAATGCGCTGCTTCCCTGCCCACAGGACCGTCCCTGGTCCCTGGGGGCACCCTCCTGAGCATCGCTAAGGGTTGGGGGGCCTTGGCTGGTTCCAGTTCAGCCaaactccccccacccctgccaagGGTGCTCGCTGGCTTGGGTCTGTGTAAGGAATGAGTGCTGCTTGGGTCTGTACCTGTACCCTTAACTCTGGAGGTGCTATCTAGCACCACAAGCCTCGTGGGAAGAGGAATGAACTGGAGGTCAACTCCCCTGAGAGGTGGAGAGACCCCCTCAGAGGCTGGGCTCAAGGGTAGTCAGTCCTGCTCCAGGGTGCTGTGGTCCGGTCCCCCACCAATGGTGACTTTCCCCTCCCGCGGGGGCGGGGCTCCTGCTGCAGCTACTGCAGCCCTTCCCCCCCTGTGACCCCCCTCCTGCCTTCTCCCTGCAGATGCCGGTGCAGCTGACAACAGCCCTGCGTGTGGTGGGCACCAGCCTGTTTGCGCTGGCTGTGCTGGGGGGCATCTTGGCAGCGTATGTGACTGGCTACCAGTTCATCCACACGGAGAAGCATTACCTGTCCTTTGGCCTTTATGGTGCCATCCTGGGCCTGCACCTCCTCATCCAGAGCCTCTTTGCCTTCTTGGAACACCGTCGCATGCGTCGAGCTGGCCGGGCCCTCAAACTGCCAGCCCCTGAGCGGTGCTCTGTGGCGCTCTGCATCGCTGCCTACCAGGAGGATCCCGACTACCTGCGCAAGTGCCTGCGCTCAGCCCAGCGCATCGCCTTCCCAGGCCTCAAGGTGGTCATGGTGGTGGATGGCAACCGCCAGGACGATGCCTACATGCTGGAGATATTCCATGAGGTGCTCGGAGGCACCGAGCAAGGTGGCTTCTTTGTGTGGCGTAGTAACTTCCATGAGGCAGGGGAGGGTGAGACGGAGGCCAGCCTGCAGGAGGGCATGGACCGTGTGCGGGATGTGGTCCGCGCCCACACCTTCTCATGCATCATGCAGAAGTGGGGAGGCAAGCGAGAGGTCATGTACACAGCCTTCAAGGCCCTTGGCGACTCAGTGGACTATATCCAGGTGAGTGTCCACTGCCCCGGGAGAGGGGCCTGGGGAGCAAGGTGCACAGCTTGCTTCTGCACAACCGCTCTTAAGGGCAGGGCTGGTTCTGTAGCTCTTCAGCAGTAACTGCATACAGgtgctctctctttccctctcagaCGCTGTGGTCGGCCAGGCCTGGGTTCTGTACTCAGCACTGCATGTTCCCCTGGGCACCATTGGGATCAAGTTTATCTTGAATTGAGAGAACTTTGAAATTTCCTGGGGATTTGGAAGGCTTAGAGAAAACCActgaggggccagtgagataggtCAAAGCATgaaaggggggtgggggggctggtTTCAATCCTTGATAATGCACAGTTCTTCCAAACACTgacgggagtaactcctgaacactgccaggtccAGCCCCCAAAGACTAAACCAAAGTCCTTCCTTGAGCCCTCACACATATTCAAGCCACAGCGACTCATGGCATCCACTCCCTAAAACAtaggatcccccaaacctgctctGAAATGTACCTTCCTTTGTTGCACACATTCCATGTGCTAAAGTTGACCAGCGAACCAGCTGCTCTCCAGAGCCAGCTGTTCTGTGGCCTGGGCACCGCTGGGGCAGCCGGGCTCTAGGTGCCCTATGCATTCTGGCTGTGTCCTCCTCAGCATCTCCCTGTCCAGCCAGTTGGGAAACCCAGGCAGCACAGCAAGAAATTCCTGCAGTGAGCATCAAGCAGCCTTGAAGAATGCGGGTGGCCAGGGCAGGGAGTGTGGGAGGCCAGAGGTATGGCATAGACTGATTTCCCAGGGGCTACTCATGTGTGTGTGCCTTGGTTTCCAGCAGGGAGGGGAAGGACAGCCATCTAAGGTGTGGTGGCAGGGGCAGGCAGCCCAGCAGGCTAATGGGCTTTCACTGAGCAGCTTTGGTGAAAGAACTTGATTGAGGCTTTTGCAGGACAGAGCTTAAGTTTGTTCTGGGAGTGTTCTCTGTTGGGTCAGGGAACTAGTTCTCCACCCAGTGGTTCCATCACTGTTAGTGTTTCTACCACTAACAGTCCTGATTCTACACAATGAAGGCACTGACCCTCAGATTCAGCCCCGAGCCATCCTGGGTTGAGGCAAGATTTTCTCTGGTCTGGAGGCTGTGCTACCAGCTTCCATAGCAAGGACTGAACGTGGCCATACTCTGCTGGGGAACAGAGGAGGTTGGTTGGTGGGGGTGGCCTGAGATGGAAAAGAGATGCTCATTCCTTAGGCTATTCAGGTTTCtctactccctcccttcctaaaGTACTCAGTTCACCCCTTCTAGTTGGTGCATTCTACTGCTGGTGCCAGAGTGAGTCCTGTAGAGACTGCAGTGTCTCTGAGGCAGTGTGGGTGAGTTCTGGGCTATGTCGGGCTGACTATTACATCACTCCCTCTGCAGGTGTGCGACTCCGACACTGTTCTGGACCCAGCCTGCACCATTGAGATGCTCCGAGTCCTTGAGGAGGATCCCCAAGTCGGGGGAGTTGGTGGAGACGTCCAAGTAAGGAGTGACCAGGCCCTCCTGAGGGGTAGGGCTGGACTTTCTGCCCACCGCCAATCCAGCTGGGCAGACCTGGAAAGCGGTTATCAGGACAATCCAGCATTGGGGGCGGGAATGGGGCTCCTTTTTAGGGTAGGAGAGCTGCCTGGAGGAACATCACGATCTGAGAAGGTGGTAGTGCTCGCATAGGGGACCCCGAGGAAGCCATTGCTCTCAGGGTGTTGTGCCCTGGGCCATGTGGGAAGGGTCAGTCCGACTCACCTGGCACCTGATTCTCCCTGAATAGCTCTGCTTCAGAAGGACCAGGCAGGGGCACTACATgtcatttgagatttttttttgtttgtttgtttttgggccacacccggtgacgctcaggggttactcctggctatgcgctcaaaagttgctcctggcttgggggaccatatggggaccatccaaggctagcgcaggcaaggcaggcactttacctctagcgccaccgcctggccagATTCTTTTATGGGAGGAtggagtgctcagaggctaccccATCTTGGGAGCTCCGGGGTCTGTGTGGTGTCACATGGAACACCCAGAGCACTTGCTCTGGCCTGCCTCACATCTTTGCAGTTCTCTGCCACCGCCAGATGGTCTCCTGGGAATTGAGGCGACTTTGCTGCAAGGGCAACTTCAGTGGTGGGACAATCCCTGCAGTGGGGTTGGCTGCTTTGAATCTCAGCATTTCCAACTCTGGCTGGGCTAGGACAGCTAGGAATCTGAGCAATGGGCTGCAGGGCCCAGGCTGGAGGGGAGGGGCCCTCCTGGTCCTGGTGTCTGTCTGAGTGGGCCCAGCCTCTCCAATTCCCTTGCAGATTCTCAACAAATATGACTCGTGGATCTCCTTCCTGAGCAGTGTTCGATACTGGATGGCCTTCAATGTGGAGCGGGCCTGCCAGTCCTACTTTGGCTGTGTGCAGTGCATTAGTGGGCCCCTAGGCATGTACCGCAATAGCCTCCTCCAGCAGTTCCTGGAGGACTGGTATCATCAGAAGTTCCTAGGCAGCAAGTGCAGCTTTGGGGATGACCGGCACCTCACCAACCGAGTCCTGAGCCTCGGGTACCGGACTAAGTACACAGCACGCTCCAAGTGCCTCACAGAGACCCCCACCAAGTACCTTCGGTGGCTCAACCAGCAGACCCGCTGGAGCAAGTCTTATTTCCGCGAGTGGCTCTACAACTCTCTGTGGTTTCATAAGCATCACCTCTGGATGACCTATGAGTCTGTGGTCACAggtttcttcccctttttcctcaTTGCCACAGTCATACAGCTTTTCTACCGGGGCCGCATCTGGAACATTCTCCTGTTCCTGCTGACAGTGCAGCTGGTGGGCATCATCAAGGCTACCTATGCCTGCTTCCTGCGGGGCAATGCAGAGATGATCTTCATGTCCCTCTACTCCCTTCTCTATATGTCCAGCCTTCTGCCTGCCAAGATCTTTGCCATCGCTACCATCAACAAGTCTGGCTGGGGCACCTCTGGCCGGAAAACTATCGTGGTCAACTTTATTGGCCTCATCCCAGTGTCCATCTGGGTGGCGGTGCTCCTGGGGGGCCTAGCCTATACAGCTTACTGCCAGGATCTGTTCAGTGAGACAGAGCTGGCCTTCCTCGTCTCAGGGGCCATCCTGTATGGCTGCTACTGGGTGGCCCTCCTCATGCTGTATCTGGCCATCATTGCCCGGAGGTGTGGCAAGAAACCAGAGCAGTACAGGTTAGCTTTTGCTGAGGTATGAACTAGTTCCCACAGAGTGCGGGAAAAGTGCAAtgggtgagggagggaagggaaaggaagagaaagacagggtgggagggaggagggctTGGAGTTTTCATTTCTTATGGTCCAATGGACAATGTGATGTGTAAAGAAAGGTGACAGACAGTAGAGTGGCCTGGGCAGTTCTGCTGAAGGAGGCAACACTGATCTCAGCTCAGGGTGGCAGAAAACTTGTGTTTTCATACTGCCTGCCTAccttcctgccctggcacagacATCAGTCTCTGAAAAAGGTTCTACTCCTTCCCCCCAATCAAAAGGGAACTCAGAAGTGTGCTAAAATAAGTTCAACTTAGTGGCAACTTTTGATGAGTGAGGAGTGATGCCAGGAGGGAGTTCTTAGCCCACTTGAACACATTCAGTGGGAGACTTTGAGAGATCTGGGCCAGCTCAGGTCCCTTCAATGTAGTTAGTTATCAATGCAATAAGATTGTGCCTGACACACATGGCCCAGTAGCTTGGGCTTTGGGCATTCAGAAAACAGGGTCCAAGAATGGTGCTTTACTATGTGGTGTACTCCTTACTCCACACCCCAATATT
This window of the Suncus etruscus isolate mSunEtr1 chromosome 14, mSunEtr1.pri.cur, whole genome shotgun sequence genome carries:
- the HAS3 gene encoding hyaluronan synthase 3 is translated as MPVQLTTALRVVGTSLFALAVLGGILAAYVTGYQFIHTEKHYLSFGLYGAILGLHLLIQSLFAFLEHRRMRRAGRALKLPAPERCSVALCIAAYQEDPDYLRKCLRSAQRIAFPGLKVVMVVDGNRQDDAYMLEIFHEVLGGTEQGGFFVWRSNFHEAGEGETEASLQEGMDRVRDVVRAHTFSCIMQKWGGKREVMYTAFKALGDSVDYIQVCDSDTVLDPACTIEMLRVLEEDPQVGGVGGDVQILNKYDSWISFLSSVRYWMAFNVERACQSYFGCVQCISGPLGMYRNSLLQQFLEDWYHQKFLGSKCSFGDDRHLTNRVLSLGYRTKYTARSKCLTETPTKYLRWLNQQTRWSKSYFREWLYNSLWFHKHHLWMTYESVVTGFFPFFLIATVIQLFYRGRIWNILLFLLTVQLVGIIKATYACFLRGNAEMIFMSLYSLLYMSSLLPAKIFAIATINKSGWGTSGRKTIVVNFIGLIPVSIWVAVLLGGLAYTAYCQDLFSETELAFLVSGAILYGCYWVALLMLYLAIIARRCGKKPEQYRLAFAEV